In one window of Maribacter sp. BPC-D8 DNA:
- a CDS encoding NAD(P)/FAD-dependent oxidoreductase, with product MKNVLIIGGGIVGLSTAYFLNKMGFEVTVIDKGDITSGASFVNAGYITPSHIIPLASPGMIAKGIKMMFNSASPFYMKPRLDADFLKWSWYFHKSSTSAKVEKAIPLIKDINLISRELFTDIKNSGDLGDFQLERKGLLMLYKTEASYLHEKKVAERVAFEGLEVSDLNKAALHQLEPNVNIDAEGAIHYECDGHTTPTEIMPKLVAYLKQQGVTISTNEEVLDIKSSGNTIKEVVTDKGSYKPEEVILAAGSWSGELAKKLQLKLPLQGGKGYRINIERDTGITIPAILMESKIAATPMNGFTRFAGTMEFSGNNDIIRKERVAAIANGAQAFYPDIKISDTEIKNVKTGLRPVSPDGLPYIGKSTRIENLTIATGHAMMGWSLGPATGKLVSELLSGTKTSMNIAAFSPDRTF from the coding sequence ATGAAGAATGTACTTATAATTGGCGGTGGCATTGTAGGTTTAAGCACTGCTTACTTTTTAAATAAAATGGGTTTTGAGGTTACCGTAATTGATAAAGGTGATATTACTTCTGGTGCATCTTTCGTAAATGCAGGGTATATTACTCCGAGTCATATTATTCCGTTAGCATCGCCAGGTATGATTGCGAAGGGGATAAAGATGATGTTCAATTCTGCTAGTCCGTTTTACATGAAACCAAGACTAGATGCCGATTTTTTGAAATGGTCATGGTATTTTCATAAGTCATCTACGTCAGCTAAGGTAGAAAAGGCGATTCCTTTAATTAAAGACATCAACCTTATCAGTAGAGAGTTATTTACCGATATAAAAAACTCTGGCGATTTAGGTGATTTTCAACTAGAGCGAAAAGGTTTATTAATGCTGTATAAAACCGAAGCGAGCTACTTACATGAAAAAAAGGTTGCCGAAAGAGTTGCTTTTGAAGGGCTAGAGGTATCTGATTTAAACAAGGCAGCTTTACATCAACTAGAACCTAATGTGAATATAGATGCAGAAGGTGCTATACATTATGAATGTGATGGGCACACGACTCCGACAGAGATAATGCCCAAGTTAGTAGCATATTTAAAGCAACAAGGTGTTACTATTAGCACAAATGAAGAAGTTCTGGATATTAAGAGTTCTGGTAATACTATTAAAGAGGTAGTTACAGATAAGGGTTCTTATAAACCAGAAGAAGTTATTTTAGCTGCGGGCTCATGGAGTGGAGAGCTGGCGAAGAAATTACAGTTGAAGTTACCACTACAAGGTGGTAAGGGGTATAGAATAAATATAGAACGTGATACAGGTATTACGATTCCTGCTATATTAATGGAATCTAAAATAGCGGCTACACCTATGAACGGTTTTACAAGATTCGCGGGTACCATGGAGTTTTCTGGTAATAACGACATCATAAGAAAAGAAAGAGTGGCAGCTATAGCCAATGGTGCTCAAGCATTTTACCCTGATATAAAAATTAGCGACACTGAAATAAAAAATGTAAAAACCGGATTGCGACCAGTTTCACCAGACGGTTTACCATACATCGGTAAATCGACAAGAATTGAAAACCTAACTATTGCCACTGGTCATGCCATGATGGGTTGGAGTTTAGGGCCTGCTACAGGTAAGCTGGTTTCAGAGTTATTGTCTGGTACTAAGACGTCTATGAACATTGCGGCATTTAGCCCAGATCGCACATTTTAA